Proteins from a genomic interval of Halorussus rarus:
- a CDS encoding ribonuclease H-like domain-containing protein, whose product MKLQNSFIAAAGVGEKTERDLWRRGVTHWDDFEADLLGPKTGANVRAFIDDARDRLDAGDADFFADSLPSGSLWRAYGNFADDACFFDIETTGLDSARHDVTTVSVHRGGDTRTYVQGEDLTADALAEEFAESSILVSFNGKRFDQPFLEDSFDLDVETPHLDLMYTCKQIGLSGGLKRVERAVGIDRDDEDVDGREAVRLWRRYDRQEDDAALDRLVRYNREDAENLRSLLDHVHGRLRADVFESHLP is encoded by the coding sequence GAAGACCGAGCGGGACCTCTGGCGACGGGGGGTCACCCACTGGGACGACTTCGAGGCCGACCTGCTCGGCCCGAAGACGGGGGCCAACGTCCGGGCGTTCATCGACGACGCCCGCGACCGACTCGACGCCGGCGACGCCGACTTCTTCGCCGACAGCCTCCCGAGCGGGAGCCTCTGGCGGGCGTACGGCAACTTCGCTGACGACGCCTGCTTCTTCGACATCGAGACCACCGGCCTCGACAGCGCGCGCCACGACGTGACCACGGTTAGCGTCCACCGCGGCGGCGACACCCGGACCTACGTGCAGGGCGAGGACCTCACGGCCGACGCGCTCGCCGAGGAGTTCGCCGAATCGAGCATACTGGTCTCGTTCAACGGCAAGCGGTTCGACCAGCCGTTCCTCGAGGACAGCTTCGACCTCGACGTCGAGACGCCCCACCTCGACCTGATGTACACCTGCAAGCAGATCGGGCTCTCGGGCGGTCTGAAGCGGGTCGAGCGAGCGGTGGGCATCGACCGCGACGACGAGGACGTCGACGGCCGCGAGGCGGTCCGGCTCTGGCGCCGCTACGACCGACAGGAGGACGACGCGGCGCTCGACCGGCTCGTCCGGTACAACCGCGAGGACGCCGAGAACCTGCGGTCGCTGCTCGACCACGTCCACGGACGCCTCCGCGCCGACGTGTTCGAGTCGCACCT